ACCGTCCTGACCCCAACACCCGAGCGGGGCCGCAGGCACAACCGCCTGCGGCCCCGCCATGGCCGAGGGACCTCGCGCAGGCGTAGGGCGCGTCACTTCATGGGATCGCCTGTCGGCGTGGGTCAGTCCGTCACGCGGAAGGTGGCGTCGCTGCGGGCCGTCGTGGTGGTGATCGGGTCGAGGCGGAGTTCGTAGGCGTAGTGGCGGATGTACCGGTCGGGGTGGCTGTACGACTGGAAGGACGACCATGTCGAGTCGGCGAGGCCGGCGACCTGGCGGAAGGTGGCGTCCGCGGCGAACCGGGTGGTGCCGTCGTTGTAGGCCAGCTGGAAGTCGTATCCGGCGTGCCGCAGGAAGTGGCCGGGGAAGTTGACCGACTCGAAGGAGACGGTGCCCGAGCCCGCCAGGCCGGGCCGCAGCCGGAACTGGGCGTCCGGGCCGGTGACGTTCTGGTCGATGCGCACGTCGAAGCCGGCGTGCCGCACGTACCGGTCCTGGAAGTTGAACGACTGGAGCCGCTTGGCCGGGGTGTTGGCCCAGCGTGCGAGCACGCGGCTCTCCTCGGCGGCCGTCAGGTTGAGGATCGCACCGTGGCGCTTCTTCGTCCCGCCCAGGTTGTAGCTTCCCGACGCCGGGAGCCGGTAGGTGCCGGCGGCGGAGGGGTTCGTCGTCGTGACCGGCATGTAGCCGCGTCCGGAGGCGTACTGGTCGAGGTACAGGGTCCACTCGTTGCGGTCCCTGAACTTCATCCACATCGGGCCTTCGACCTGGGAGCCGGTCAGGCCGATGCCGGAGAGGTTGCCAAGGTTGGTCCACGTACCGAGGATCGAGTTGCTGCCTTCGAGCGTGATCTGGCCGTCGCCGGAGGCCCGTACGTAACGGAAGCCACCGACGCCGGACGGCACCTCGACGATCTGGGTGTCGATGATGTTCTGGGTGCCGGGGCGGTCGATGTAGAGCTGTGGGGTGGTGATGGTGCGGAAGTCGGTGGTGCGGGCGGAGTAGATGCGGTGCTTGAGCACGCCGCCCCGGGTCGCGTTCGTCGCCCAGTACAGGACGTAGTCGTTGGTCTCGGGGTTCCAGATCGCTTCCGGCGCCCAGGCGTTGCGCCCGTCGGGGATCGCGCCGGCGACGTTGAGCAGCCACGGCTTCGACCAGGTGACCAGGTCCGTGGACTCCCACACCACGAGGTTGCGGCTGGCGTCGTTCACGGCCTGGTCCCACGACTGTCCGCAGCCGATGCACAGGTCGGTCGCGATGATCCAGTACTTGTCACCGCCGGGGGCTCTGACCAGTGCGGGGTCGCGCACCCCACGGGTTCCCACCGTGGAACGCAGGGTCATCCCGCCGCCGTTGAGGTCACTCCAGTTCAGGCCGTCCGTGCTGTGCGAGAAGTAGATCTGCTGACCGGTCGACCCCTCCCCGATGAAGTGCGTCATCAGGTAGCCCGGGTCGGCGGCGGCGGCCCGCTGAGGTGTGGTCAGGGCCTGGCCTGTGAAGAGGAGGCAGGCGGCGAGCAATATCGCCGACAGCCTGGAGATAAGCGCGCGCATGGGCATTTCCCCGTCTTTCTCTGACTTTCCGTTGCCCCCGTGGTCGCCGCGCCGACGGCGACCGACTCACTTGCCGCTGTTGCGGCTCTCAGCAGTGCCCGTCAGGTCTTCCGGCGTGCCGTCATGGTCCGCTGGATCAGGATGAAGGCGCACAGCAGCACACCTGTGGCGATCTTCGTCCACCAGGAGCTGAGCGTGCCCTCGAACGTGATGACGCTCTTGATCAGGCCGAGCACCAATACACCGAAGAGGGTGCCCAGCACATAACCGGAACCGCCGGTCAGCAGGGTGCCGCCGATGACCACGGCGGCGATGGCGTCGAGTTCCATGCCGATGGCGTGCAGTGGGTCGCCCGACTGGATGTACAGCATGAACAGCAGGCCGGCCAGGGCCGAGCAGAAGCCGCTCACCGTGTACACGGCGATCTTCGTGCCGCCCAGCGGAAGGCCCATGAGCAGAGCCGACTGCTCGTTGCCGCCGATGGCGTACACACGGCGTCCGAAGCGGGTGTAGTGGAGCACGTAGCAGGCGACACCGAGGACGACCAGGGCCACGAGGGCGCCGATCGACAGTTCCCCCAGGCCGAACGACACCCGCGTCTGGGCCAGGGTGCCCACCGAGGCGTCGCTGATGGAGATCGATTCCTTGCTGATGACCAGACACAGTCCGCGGAAGAGGAAGAGCCCGGCGAGCGTGACGATGAACGGCTGGATCTCGAAGTTGTGGATCACATAGCCCATCAGGAAACCGCCGAAGGCGCCGACGGCCAGCGCGAGGGGGACGACCAGGAGCAGCGGCAGTCCCTGACCTTCCACCAGCCACGCCGTGAACATGGTGGTGAAGCCGATCACCGAGCCCACGGACAGGTCGATGCCGCCGGACATGATGACGAAGGTGGCACCGATGGCTGCGACCAGCAGATAGCCGTTGTCGATGAACAGGTTGAGGAACACCTGGGGTTCGCCGAACCCGTAGTTCTGGTACCGGCTGAGGCCACCGATGTACATGGCGATGAACAGGCCGGCCGTGACCAGGACGGGCAGACGCCTGTCGCCGAGCAGGCGCGCGCCACGGGAGGCGGTGCTGCCGCTCGGAGCCGCCTTGGGGGTCTGGGCGGTCGCGCTCATCGCGACACCTCCATCTTCGGGGCGGCGTCGGCCGCCGGAGCGGGCTCCACCGGGGCGGCGTCCAGGCGCGGGCCCTTGGGGCCCTTCGCGCCGAAGACCTTGGCCCGGAACTTCGGGGACTGCAGCAGGCAGACGACGATGACGACGGCGGCCTTGAAGACCAGGTTGGTCTGGGTCGGCACGCCGATGGTGTAGATCGTGGTGGTCAGGGTCTGGATGACGAGGGCGCCGACCACCGTGCCGCCGATGGAGAACCGGCCGCCGAGCAGCGAGGTGCCGCCGATGACGACGGCGAGGATCGCGTCGAGTTCGATCCACAGACCGGCGTTGTTGCCGTCCGCGGCCGAGGTGTTGGAGCTGATCATCAGGCCCGCGATGCCGGCGCACAGCGCGCAGAACATGTAGACCATGATCTTGATGCGTGTGGACCTGATGCCGACCAGGCGGCTGGCCTCGGCGTTGCCGCCGACCGATTCGACCAGCAGGCCGAGCGCCGTGCGGCGGGTCAGCGCCACGGTGACGGCCACCACGGCGGCCACCACGAAGACGGAGAAGGGCAGGGTCAGCCAGTAGCCGCCGCCGATCAGCTTGTACGGCTCGCTGTTGATGGTGATGATCTGGCCGTCGGTGATCAGCTGGGCGACACCTCGGCCCGCGACCATGATGATGAGGGTCGCGATGATGGGCTGGATTCCCATCCTGGCCACCAGGAAGCCGTTCCACAGACCGCAGACGACCGCGGCCACCAGCCCGATGCCCATCGCCAGGAACACCGCGGACAAGGTGTTCTGGTCGGCCTGGTCGCTGATGTAGGAACAGGTCAGGGCGCCGGTGATGGCGACCACGGCACCGACGGAGAGATCGATGCCGCCGGTGGCGATGACCAGGGTCATGCCGACCGCGACCAGGATCAGCGGTGAGCCGAACAGCACGATGGAGACGAGGCTGCCGTAGAGGTGGCCGTCCGTCATGTTGATCGAGAAGAAGTCGGGCGTGAAGGGGACGTTGACGAGCAGCAGGGCGATCAGGACCGCGACCGGCCAGAACAGGTGGTGATGCGTCAGTGCTCGCCAGCGGGAGGTGGTGGTCACTGGTGTTCTCCGCTCGCGATGGTCTCGAGGATCTTGCTGGTGGTGATCTCAGGCCCGTTGGTCAGCCGTGCCACCAGCCGGCGGTCGCGCAGCACTCCGATGGTGTGGCTGAGCCGGAGCACCTCCTCCAGTTCGGCCGCGATGTACAGCACCGACATGCCGTCCTCGGAGAGGGACACCACCAGTTTCTGGATCTCCGCCTTGGCGCCGACGTCGATGCCGCGCGTCGGCTCGTCCAGGATCAGCAGCTGCGGCTGGGTGATCAGCCAGCGGGCGAGCAGCACCTTCTGCTGGTTGCCGCCGCTGAGACGGCCCACCCGGGCTTCCGGGTCGGCGGGGCGGATGTCCAGCGCCTTGATGTACTTGGCGACGAGTTCGTCGCGCTGGGAGGCCGGGATGGGCCGGGTCCAGCCGCGGGCCGCCTGGAGGGCGAGGATGATGTTCTCACGCACCGTCAGGTCGGGGACCAGGCCCTCGCTCTTGCGGTTCTCCGAGCAGAACGCCACCCCGGCCGCGATGGCGTCGTTCGGGGCGCTCATCGAGATCTGCTTGCCGCCGACGGTCACCTTGCCGCTGTCGGGCTGGTCGGCTCCGAACAGCAGCCGGGCGAGCTCGGTGCGGCCCGATCCCAGCAGGCCGGCGAGTCCGAGCACCTCCCCCTTCTTGATCTCCAGGTCGAAGGGGGCGATCCCCCCGGTGCGGCCGAGCCCTTCGGCCTTGACCAGCGTCTCGCCGACGTCGGAGTGCATCTGGTGCTCGTGCAGCTCCTCGAGCTGGTCCAGGGCCTTGCCGATCATCAACTCGATCAGTCCGACCTGGTCGAGGTCTCGGACCAGGTGCTCGCCGACCAGGGTGCCGTTGCGCAGGACGGTCATCCGGTCGCAGACCTCGTAGATCTGGTCGAGGAAGTGCGACACGAACAGGATCGCGACGCCCTCGTCCCTCAACTGCCGCATCAAACGGAAGAGTTCGAGGACCTCGTCGCGGTCGAGACTGGAGGTCGGCTCGTCGAGGACCAGCACCTTGGTGCCGGATCCCGCGGCGTCACGGTCCCCGGTGCCCACCGACCGTACGATCGCGACCAGTTGCTGCACGGCCAGCGGGTACGAGGACAGCGGCGCGGCGACGTCGATGTCGAGTCCGAGCCGGTCGACCAGCTCCTCCGCCTCCTTGCGCATCCGCTTCCACTGGATGCGGCCGGCGCGGGTGGGTTCGCGTCCGATGAAGATGTTCTCCGCCACCGACAGGTTGGGGCAGAGGTTGACCTCCTGGTAGACCGTGCTGATGCCGGCCTGCTGCGCCTGCAACGGGCTGCCGAACCGTACGGACTCGCCGTCGAGGACGATCGTGCCGCCGTCCAGGGAGTAGACCCCCGTCAACACCTTGATCAGCGTGGACTTTCCGGCACCGTTCTCGCCCATCAGGGCGTGGATCTCGCCCGGGAAGAGGCGGAAGTCGACGCCCGACAGAGCCTTTACCCCCGGGAACTCCTTGACTACGCCCGTCATCTCCAGGACGGGCCGCGGCTCTGCCATGGCAGCGCTCCTCATGAATGGGTCCAGGTCCGCAGGGAGCCTCCCGGCCGGCGAATGCCGGTCGGTCGGAGGCTCCCTGCCGGTGGGGACGGTCGGTCAGTACTTGCGGGTGGGGAGCGCGTCCTTGGCCTGGTCCTGCATGAAGTCGCTCTCCTTGGTCTTGATCCAGCGTTCGACCGTCTCGCCGTCCTTGACCTTCTTCACGACCTCCATCAGCTGAGGGCCGAGCAGCGGGTTGCACTCGACGATGGCGTTGATCTTGCCCTCGGACATGGCGACGAAGCCGTCCTTCACGCCGTCGATGGAGACGATGAGGATGTCCTTGCCGGGCTTCTTGCCGGCCGCCTCGATGGACTGGATGGCGCCGATGGCCATGTCGTCGTTGTGCGCGAAGAGCACGTTGATGTCCGGGTTGGACTGGAGGAAGGCCGCCATGACCTGCTTGCCTCCGGCACGGGTGAAGTCACCGGTCTGGCTGACGACGACCTTCCAGTCGTCCGCGTGGTCCGCGTCCATGACCTCCTTGAAGCCCTTGGCGCGCTCGATCGCGGGGGCGGCGCCGGTGGTGCCCTCCAGCTGGGCGATCTTCACGGCGCCCTTGTGGCCCGCCTTCTCCAGGACCTTCTCCAGGATCTTGGCGGCGCGCCGGCCCTCGTCCGTGAAGTCGGAGCCGACCAGGGTCACGTACAGGGAGTCGTCGGAGGTCTCGACGGAGCGGTCGGTGAGGACCACCGGGATCTTCGCGGCCTTGGCCTCCTTGAGCACCGCGTCCCAGCCGGTGACGACCACCGGCGAGAAGGCGATGACGTCGACCTTCTGCGCGATGTAGTTGCGGATCGCGGAGATCTGGTTCTCCTGCTTCTGCTGGGCGTCGGAGAACTTGAGGGTGTAACCCGCCTCCTTCGCGGCCGACTTCACCGAGTCGCTGTTGGCGGTGCGCCAGCCGCTCTCCGAGCCGACCTGGGAGAAGCCGAGGGTGATCGCCTTGCTGCCGCTGCCGGCGGAGGCGGAAGAGCTGCCGTCCTCCTTGGCGCAGGCCGCGAGTCCGGTCGCAGCCGCAACACCGACCGCCGCGGTGAGGAAGTTCCTTCTGTTGAGCATGCTTGATCTCCTTCGTTGAGCCGGCCCGGGGATTGGACTCGGTTGCTGCGGCTTCTGACGTTCCGTCGGAAACCGTGGAAGTGACGACGTCCTGAGGACCGACCAACGTTCGAAATATTGAACATGCGTGGCGCGTGCCGTCAGAGGTGGTCAGGGCGGGGTGAGGCCGGGAACGGCCGGGTGCAGGGGGTGGGGAGCCGGCGATGTGCGCGGCGCCGGAGGAGCGGATCGGCGGGCAGGGCGGGATCAGGGAGGGGCGGCGAAGTGGTCGTGGCGCCGGCGTCGCCCGGCCGACGCGGGCGATGAGTCCGGGCTCGGTGACGACCGGAGGTGTTCCGGTCGGGCCGCGCCCTCGTTCCACTCCTCGACGAACGCGGCGGCGTCGCAGGGAGTACGGGCGCTCACCTCGCCCGGCTTCCGCAACGAGAAGTGCCGTCTAATCGTTGGCCGCAACCTGCCGGGGAGGTGCTGCTGTGCGCCGGATGTGCCCACGGCCGTACCTCCCTCAAGTGGTCAGTGATGCGGAGGTCATATGAGCGCCCACCGTCCCCCCTGGTCAAGAGGTTGCGCGAGAAGCAGGCCATCACGTTTGGGTAACGCGGGGCAGCGGGCGAGGCTGACGGCCTGCCGGTCGCCCGGCGCGAAAGCGCCTTCTTCGGCAGAGATATTGACGCTCGGCAGGCATGGCCATACCTTTCGATCGATGAACGAAGTATCGAACTCAGTGCGACATCCCGGACGGTCAGCCCGCTAACGGTCCTGCCTTGCACGCCGGTCCGGGTCGGAGCCGCGAAATGAGGGCACCGTTATGACGGCGACAGGTCCGGCAGCACCGCGGTCCGTGCGGCCCGTCCCTCCCTGCCACCGCCCACGGGGCGGGATCCCGAACGCCGGGCGCCTCGCGCCCGGACCACGGCACGGCATGGCTCGGCCTGGGGCGGCGCCCCTCATCGCACGGTGCGAGCCCTGAGGAGCTGGGCATGGTGCGCGGGCTGAGGCTGCACACCCGGACGAACGCGCCCGCCATCACCTGGCCATGGTCACCCTTGCCTGCCTACGACTCTGGCTGCCCTGACATTGCGGACGCGACCTGGTAGTGCTTCGTCAGGTCTGGATCTGTTGGTGGCAGAAGTCGGCCGCAGGTGGTGCAGATGCCGGTCCAGCACCTCAGCAGGTCCTGGAGGACGTCGAGGACCTGGTAGATGGTTTCGTGGCCGGGACAGATCGAATTCCCTCAGTCCGTGCCGAGGCCGTCGAGTAGGCGGTTGAGGAAGCGGCCGAACGTCGCTTCGGGGGTCAGGGGGCGTGCGGGGGCGACGAGGGCCTCGGCGAGTTCTGGGTGGTGACCGGCCGCGGCGACGGTTGCCAGGTAGCGGGCCTCCGCTGCGGCCCGGTCGGGGGACTTGGCGGCTGCGGCTTGCGTGAGCTCATAGGTGACGTGTCCGGCGACGAATGCGGTGAGCTG
The genomic region above belongs to Streptomyces coeruleorubidus and contains:
- a CDS encoding glycoside hydrolase family 43 protein, with protein sequence MRALISRLSAILLAACLLFTGQALTTPQRAAAADPGYLMTHFIGEGSTGQQIYFSHSTDGLNWSDLNGGGMTLRSTVGTRGVRDPALVRAPGGDKYWIIATDLCIGCGQSWDQAVNDASRNLVVWESTDLVTWSKPWLLNVAGAIPDGRNAWAPEAIWNPETNDYVLYWATNATRGGVLKHRIYSARTTDFRTITTPQLYIDRPGTQNIIDTQIVEVPSGVGGFRYVRASGDGQITLEGSNSILGTWTNLGNLSGIGLTGSQVEGPMWMKFRDRNEWTLYLDQYASGRGYMPVTTTNPSAAGTYRLPASGSYNLGGTKKRHGAILNLTAAEESRVLARWANTPAKRLQSFNFQDRYVRHAGFDVRIDQNVTGPDAQFRLRPGLAGSGTVSFESVNFPGHFLRHAGYDFQLAYNDGTTRFAADATFRQVAGLADSTWSSFQSYSHPDRYIRHYAYELRLDPITTTTARSDATFRVTD
- the yjfF gene encoding galactofuranose ABC transporter, permease protein YjfF, whose protein sequence is MSATAQTPKAAPSGSTASRGARLLGDRRLPVLVTAGLFIAMYIGGLSRYQNYGFGEPQVFLNLFIDNGYLLVAAIGATFVIMSGGIDLSVGSVIGFTTMFTAWLVEGQGLPLLLVVPLALAVGAFGGFLMGYVIHNFEIQPFIVTLAGLFLFRGLCLVISKESISISDASVGTLAQTRVSFGLGELSIGALVALVVLGVACYVLHYTRFGRRVYAIGGNEQSALLMGLPLGGTKIAVYTVSGFCSALAGLLFMLYIQSGDPLHAIGMELDAIAAVVIGGTLLTGGSGYVLGTLFGVLVLGLIKSVITFEGTLSSWWTKIATGVLLCAFILIQRTMTARRKT
- a CDS encoding ABC transporter permease, giving the protein MTTTSRWRALTHHHLFWPVAVLIALLLVNVPFTPDFFSINMTDGHLYGSLVSIVLFGSPLILVAVGMTLVIATGGIDLSVGAVVAITGALTCSYISDQADQNTLSAVFLAMGIGLVAAVVCGLWNGFLVARMGIQPIIATLIIMVAGRGVAQLITDGQIITINSEPYKLIGGGYWLTLPFSVFVVAAVVAVTVALTRRTALGLLVESVGGNAEASRLVGIRSTRIKIMVYMFCALCAGIAGLMISSNTSAADGNNAGLWIELDAILAVVIGGTSLLGGRFSIGGTVVGALVIQTLTTTIYTIGVPTQTNLVFKAAVVIVVCLLQSPKFRAKVFGAKGPKGPRLDAAPVEPAPAADAAPKMEVSR
- a CDS encoding sugar ABC transporter ATP-binding protein produces the protein MAEPRPVLEMTGVVKEFPGVKALSGVDFRLFPGEIHALMGENGAGKSTLIKVLTGVYSLDGGTIVLDGESVRFGSPLQAQQAGISTVYQEVNLCPNLSVAENIFIGREPTRAGRIQWKRMRKEAEELVDRLGLDIDVAAPLSSYPLAVQQLVAIVRSVGTGDRDAAGSGTKVLVLDEPTSSLDRDEVLELFRLMRQLRDEGVAILFVSHFLDQIYEVCDRMTVLRNGTLVGEHLVRDLDQVGLIELMIGKALDQLEELHEHQMHSDVGETLVKAEGLGRTGGIAPFDLEIKKGEVLGLAGLLGSGRTELARLLFGADQPDSGKVTVGGKQISMSAPNDAIAAGVAFCSENRKSEGLVPDLTVRENIILALQAARGWTRPIPASQRDELVAKYIKALDIRPADPEARVGRLSGGNQQKVLLARWLITQPQLLILDEPTRGIDVGAKAEIQKLVVSLSEDGMSVLYIAAELEEVLRLSHTIGVLRDRRLVARLTNGPEITTSKILETIASGEHQ
- a CDS encoding ABC transporter substrate-binding protein — translated: MLNRRNFLTAAVGVAAATGLAACAKEDGSSSASAGSGSKAITLGFSQVGSESGWRTANSDSVKSAAKEAGYTLKFSDAQQKQENQISAIRNYIAQKVDVIAFSPVVVTGWDAVLKEAKAAKIPVVLTDRSVETSDDSLYVTLVGSDFTDEGRRAAKILEKVLEKAGHKGAVKIAQLEGTTGAAPAIERAKGFKEVMDADHADDWKVVVSQTGDFTRAGGKQVMAAFLQSNPDINVLFAHNDDMAIGAIQSIEAAGKKPGKDILIVSIDGVKDGFVAMSEGKINAIVECNPLLGPQLMEVVKKVKDGETVERWIKTKESDFMQDQAKDALPTRKY